The Streptomyces cyaneogriseus subsp. noncyanogenus region CCCCGCTTCGCGCGTCTGCGACACTGGTAGAGCCATGCCTAAGCCCGGAGAACTCACTTTCGTCGCCCCGCGCGGAGCCAAGAAGCCGCCGCGGCACCTCGCCGACCTCACGCCCGCCGAGCGCAAGGAGGCCGTCGCCGCCATCGGCGAGAAGCCGTTTCGCGCCAAGCAGCTCTCGCAGCACTACTTCGCGCGGTACGCGCACGACCCGGAGCAGTGGACCGACATCCCGGCCGGCTCCCGCGGCAAGCTCCAGGAGGCGCTGCTGCCGGAGCTGATGACGGTGGTGCGGCATCTGTCGACCGACCAGGGCACCACCCGCAAGACGCTGTGGCGCCTGTTCGACGGCACCCTCGTGGAGTCGGTGCTCATGCGCTACCCGGACCGGGTGACCATGTGCATCAGCTCGCAGGCGGGCTGCGGCATGAACTGCCCGTTCTGTGCCACCGGCCAGGCCGGCCTGGACCGGAACCTGTCCACCGCGGAGATCGTCCACCAGATCGTCGACGGGATGCGGGCGCTCCGGGACGGCGAGGTGCCGGGCGGCCCGGCCCGGCTGTCCAACATCGTCTTCATGGGCATGGGCGAGCCGCTCGCCAACTACAACCGGGTCGTCGGGGCCATCCGCCGGCTCACCGATCCCGAGCCCGACGGGGTGGGCCTGTCGCAGCGCGGCATCACCGTCTCCACGGTGGGCCTGGTCCCGGCCATCCACCGCTTCGGCGACGAGGGCTTCAAGTGCCGCCTGGCGATCTCGCTGCACGCGCCCGACGACGAGCTGCGCGACACCCTCGTCCCCGTGAACACGCGGTGGAAGGTGCGCGAGGTGCTGGACGCCGGGTTCGAGTACGCCGCGAAGTCCGGCCGGCGGCTGTCCATCGAGTACGCGCTGATCCGGGACATCAACGACCAGGCGTGGCGCGGTGACCGGCTCGGCCGGCTGCTCAAGGGCAGGCCGGTGCACGTCAACCTGATCCCGCTCAACCCGACGCCCGGCTCGCAGTGGACCGCCTCGCGGCCCGAGGACGAGAAGGCGTTCGTGGAGGCGATCGCCGCCCATGGTGTGCCGGTGACCATCCGGGACACCCGGGGGCAGGAGATCGACGGGGCGTGCGGACAGCTCGCCGCGAGCGAGCGGTAATCTGACCACCGTAAGAACAACTTCACATACTCCGATACGTACATCTGCATATTCCGACAGGGGAGCGCCACAGCGCTGAGAGTGCGGCACCGGCCGCAGACCCTCCGAACCTCGCCCAGGTCATTCTGGGTAGGGAGATCGGTCATCACTCGAGCTGTTGCGCCCTGCCCGGGTCACCTTCCAGGGGTCCCGGGCAGGGCCGCGTCTCTTCCTGGTCACCCAGGAGGACATCAGTGAGCATCACCAAGAAGGCCACGATCCTCGCCGTCGGACTCGGCCTGGTCACGCTCTCGGCGTGCGGGTCGTCCGGGGGCGGCGGGGAGTCCGGCGACTCCCGGACCGTGACGCTGGTCA contains the following coding sequences:
- the rlmN gene encoding 23S rRNA (adenine(2503)-C(2))-methyltransferase RlmN, whose protein sequence is MPKPGELTFVAPRGAKKPPRHLADLTPAERKEAVAAIGEKPFRAKQLSQHYFARYAHDPEQWTDIPAGSRGKLQEALLPELMTVVRHLSTDQGTTRKTLWRLFDGTLVESVLMRYPDRVTMCISSQAGCGMNCPFCATGQAGLDRNLSTAEIVHQIVDGMRALRDGEVPGGPARLSNIVFMGMGEPLANYNRVVGAIRRLTDPEPDGVGLSQRGITVSTVGLVPAIHRFGDEGFKCRLAISLHAPDDELRDTLVPVNTRWKVREVLDAGFEYAAKSGRRLSIEYALIRDINDQAWRGDRLGRLLKGRPVHVNLIPLNPTPGSQWTASRPEDEKAFVEAIAAHGVPVTIRDTRGQEIDGACGQLAASER